In the Methanoregula sp. genome, one interval contains:
- a CDS encoding PIN domain-containing protein, protein MTAQPALIDTNILCYALDAGEPEKRAVAVELLSQCWRSEIDLTVSVQNLAEFSVVMTEKVKHPVPDAVVTRFIRDIVSFDGWRVIGYDPGTIMDAIDIRRTYSLHFWDALLAATMKQHSVGMIYTEDSHFKKIPWIQVNNPFT, encoded by the coding sequence ATGACCGCACAACCGGCACTTATTGATACGAATATTCTCTGCTATGCCCTTGATGCCGGGGAGCCGGAGAAGCGGGCGGTTGCTGTGGAACTTCTCTCGCAATGCTGGCGCTCCGAGATCGATCTCACGGTGTCAGTACAAAACCTTGCGGAGTTCTCTGTCGTTATGACTGAAAAAGTCAAACACCCGGTACCGGATGCCGTTGTTACACGATTTATCCGGGACATTGTCTCGTTCGATGGGTGGAGGGTGATCGGCTATGACCCGGGAACGATTATGGATGCAATCGATATCCGGCGCACGTACTCTCTTCACTTTTGGGACGCCCTGCTTGCGGCAACCATGAAACAGCACTCGGTTGGTATGATCTATACAGAAGATTCGCATTTTAAAAAGATCCCGTGGATACAGGTTAATAACCCGTTCACGTAA